The Monomorium pharaonis isolate MP-MQ-018 chromosome 5, ASM1337386v2, whole genome shotgun sequence genome includes a window with the following:
- the LOC105834104 gene encoding synaptic vesicle glycoprotein 2B gives MVSRISTISLTIEKETKNHGANEGTTDFEKAMDICGNGRYQYTLLLVCGVMFICVGCQFGANAYILPSAECDLNMRSEEKGLLNVAFLIGSVFSALFWGVFAGAYGRRNILLLNLFADSIITLIASFSQSFKMLLVFRVISGFLMGGPGSLVYTYLGEFHAEKHRAKSICFLGFFFTLAWLILPGLAWIIIPLPISLNFYGIQYNSWRLFLSVISLPTFAIAVVTLSYPESPKFLVSQGKTDEALAVLRTIYAVNTGHDKSEFPVKELLSDAVFEVEKDKVPLSSSDMLTELLKNIWWQFRTIASPPLLKYASLLWTIYFTNMFGYFGFNLWLPELFNRFENYHQSHPNASVTVCELIHDTQALNHTILEEPFLLLANGVTTDCEPHIDERVFINSLTINAVCLLGNVASGYLANRVGRRTMPVTMMLVAGIAALGIYFVRSSLQILITACVFSLMTTTANFVITSVAVDVFPTHVSAAAVCMMVCLGRSGAVASNLAFGMLLDLSCEIPVFLVAGISIFGGMLCFLIPSKEKK, from the exons ATGGTCAGCCGCATCTCCACCATCTCTCTCACGATAG AGAAAGAGACCAAGAACCATGGGGCCAATGAAGGTACCACAGACTTTGAGAAGGCCATGGATATATGTG GAAATGGAAGGTATCAATATACTTTATTGCTGGTTTGCGGCGTGATGTTCATTTGTGTCGGCTGCCAGTTTGGAGCAAACGCCTACATCCTGCCGTCAGCTGAGTGCGATCTGAACATGAGATCCGAGGAGAAAGGACTGTTGAATGTCGCCTTCCTCATAG GTTCGGTGTTCAGCGCTCTTTTCTGGGGAGTCTTCGCGGGCGCCTATGGAAGGAGAAATATCCTGCTGTTAAATCTTTTCGCTGACAGTATCATTACGTTGATCGCAAGCTTCTCACAAAGCTTTAAGATGCTGCTAGTATTCAGAGTCATAAGTGGATTCTT AATGGGTGGACCCGGCTCCTTGGTGTATACATACCTCGGCGAATTCCACGCGGAAAAGCACAGAGCGAAGAGCATCTGCTTCCTAGGCTTTTTCTTCACTCTCGCCTGGTTAATTCTGCctg GTTTAGCATGGATAATCATACCGTTGCCGATATCCCTCAATTTTTACGGCATCCAGTACAATTCCTGGAGATTATTCCTCAGCGTTATCAGCCTGCCAACTTTCGCTATTGCCGTCGTAACCCTATCGTATCCGGAAAGTCCGAAATTTCTGGTGTCGCAAGGGAAGACCGACGAGGCTCTCGCGGTTCTCCGAACGATATACGCGGTGAACACCGGACACGATAAAAGCGAGTTTCCG GTAAAAGAACTTCTCTCCGACGCCGTGTTCGAAGTAGAAAAGGACAAGGTACCATTGTCGTCGTCGGATATGCTGACggaattgttgaaaaatatttggtgGCAATTCCGTACCATAGCATCGCCACCTCTTTTGAAGTACGCTTCCCTCCTGTGGACGATTTATTTCACGAACATGTTTGG ATACTTCGGTTTTAATCTCTGGCTACCGGAGTTATTCAATCGCTTCGAAAACTATCATCAATCTCACCCGAATGCATCCGTGACCGTCTGCGAACTGATACACGACACGCAGGCGTTAAATCACACGATCCTGGAGGAACCGTTCCTTCTTTTGGCAAACGGGGTTACTACGGATTGCGAACCTCATATAGATGAGCGGGTATTCATTAACTCTTTGACGATCAACGCCGTTTGTCTGCTCGGCAATGTCGCTTCTGGATATCTAGCAAATCGAGTTGGCCGTCGAACGATGCCAG TGACCATGATGCTGGTGGCTGGCATCGCTGCCCTCGGTATCTACTTTGTGAGGTCTTCGCTGCAGATCCTCATAACCGCGTGCGTGTTCTCCCTGATGACGACCACGGCGAATTTCGTGATTACCAGCGTTGCGGTCGACGTTTTCCCTACGCACGTGTCCGCCGCCGCGGTGTGCATGATGGTGTGCCTAGGAAGGTCCGGCGCGGTGGCGAGTAATCTTGCTTTCGGCATGCTGCTGGATCTTAGCTGCGAGATCCCGGTATTCCTGGTGGCCGGTATCTCTATAT TTGGTGGGATGTTGTGCTTCTTGATCCCAAGCAAGGAGAAGAAGTGA